DNA from Chryseomicrobium sp. FSL W7-1435:
AAAACAGCTCTTGGTGAAAAAAGTCAATTAATTTTAGAAGGTCAACAAGTCATTCCGGAAGTTTTACTTCAACACGGCTTCCATTTTGACTACCCAACTGCACCTGAAGCTTTAAAAAACATTTATGGATAACTAGGATCAACACGCACACTCTATTTTAAAAAGGGTGTGTTTTTTTTGCGTAAAATTCATGCAATGGGTATTGTTCTTCTGCTAATTGCTACCTTCTACAGTTACAAAACAGTCACCGCAGATGCTGCCTCTCTCTCCTTTGGATTAAAACGAGCTGAAAATGAGCAGCCCCCTGATATCGGACAACAAGCCGAATCACTATTTGATCAATTTGATGTGCTGTACCGCGATAAAAGTGGAGAGAAAGTACTTTATCTCACTTTTGATAATGGTTATGAGAACGGCCAGACCACTGCTATCTTGGATACATTGAAAAAAGAGAAAATTAAAGCGACCTTTTTCCTGACCGGTCATTATTTAAAGAGCGCACCTGACTACGTGAAACGAATGATTGCTGAAGGTCATACGATTGGCAATCATACTTACTCTCATCCCACGATGCCCACTCTGTCTGACCAACAATTGGCAAAAGAATTACTATCATTCGATAAAGAATTATTTGCATTAACCGGCATTACACGGACTGGTATTGTACGCCCACCAGAGGGTGTTTATTCTGAACAAACGCTACGCGTAGCGAATCGCTTAGGTTACCAGCATATTTTTTGGTCCATGGCGATTGTCGATTGGCATGAGGATAGACGACGAGGCAAAGAGGTCGTGACAAAGGAATTAGTGGATCAATTGCATCCAGGTGCTATTATTTTACTCCACACCGTGACGCAAGATAATTCAGATGCTTTACCACTATTTATTGAAGAGGCAAAGAAGCGCGGCTATCACTTTGGTGAATTAGAAGAATTGCGCAAACAATCGGTGAATACTCCCATCCCTTTTCATTGACTTCTGATGTCCTGTATACTAAGGACATACT
Protein-coding regions in this window:
- a CDS encoding polysaccharide deacetylase family protein, which gives rise to MRKIHAMGIVLLLIATFYSYKTVTADAASLSFGLKRAENEQPPDIGQQAESLFDQFDVLYRDKSGEKVLYLTFDNGYENGQTTAILDTLKKEKIKATFFLTGHYLKSAPDYVKRMIAEGHTIGNHTYSHPTMPTLSDQQLAKELLSFDKELFALTGITRTGIVRPPEGVYSEQTLRVANRLGYQHIFWSMAIVDWHEDRRRGKEVVTKELVDQLHPGAIILLHTVTQDNSDALPLFIEEAKKRGYHFGELEELRKQSVNTPIPFH